A part of Winslowiella toletana genomic DNA contains:
- a CDS encoding bifunctional 2',3'-cyclic-nucleotide 2'-phosphodiesterase/3'-nucleotidase has product MFKPCLTLLAIMVTTSLHAATVDMRIMETTDLHSNMMDFDYYKDTPSEKFGLVRTATLIEAARKESKNSVLVDNGDIIQGSPLGDYMAAKGLKAGEIHPVYKAMNTLDYSVGNLGNHEFNYGLDYLHKAISGARFPYINANVIDTKTAKPLFTPFLIAPVTVTDRDGQQHQLKIGYIGFVPPQIMVWDKTNLQGKVTVDDITATARKWVPEMRKQGADIVVAIPHSGLSSEPYHALAENSVYYLSQVPGIDAIMFGHAHAVFPSAEFAAIKGADIRQGTLNGIPAVMPGMWGDHLGVVDLVLDNQAGKWQVSSARAEARPIYDKSAKKSLAAEDPALVKVLADDHRATREFVSKPIGKSAAVMYSYLSLVQDDPTVQIVNNAQRDYVKHAIQGDPDLANLPVLSAAAPFKAGGRKNDPASYVEVEKGPLTFRNAADLYLYPNTLVVMKVSGEQLKQWLECSAGQFNQIDVNSRQPQALLNWDFRTYNFDVIDGVNYQIDVTQPARYDAECQLINGQASRIKQLTYQGKPVDPDATFLVATNNYRAYGGKFAGTGDKYVAFASPDENRSVVAAYISAQSKAQGEVKPQADNNWRLAPIASKTPLDIRFETSPAEKATAFIQQHAQYPMTPKGSDETGFAIWGVDLSSH; this is encoded by the coding sequence ATGTTCAAGCCTTGTCTGACGCTGCTGGCCATAATGGTCACCACCAGCCTGCATGCCGCCACGGTCGATATGCGGATTATGGAAACCACTGACCTGCACAGCAATATGATGGATTTCGACTACTACAAAGATACGCCCAGCGAAAAGTTTGGTCTGGTGCGTACCGCCACCCTGATAGAGGCCGCACGTAAAGAGAGTAAAAACAGCGTGCTGGTCGATAACGGCGATATTATTCAGGGCAGCCCGCTCGGCGACTATATGGCGGCGAAGGGGCTGAAAGCAGGTGAGATCCACCCGGTCTATAAAGCGATGAACACCCTCGACTACAGCGTCGGCAACCTTGGCAATCATGAGTTCAATTACGGTCTCGACTACCTGCATAAAGCGATCAGCGGCGCCCGCTTCCCCTATATTAATGCCAACGTGATTGATACGAAAACCGCTAAACCACTGTTTACGCCTTTTCTGATAGCACCGGTTACGGTTACCGACCGCGACGGCCAGCAGCATCAGCTAAAGATTGGCTATATCGGCTTTGTGCCGCCGCAGATTATGGTGTGGGATAAAACCAATCTGCAGGGTAAAGTGACGGTTGACGATATTACCGCCACCGCACGGAAATGGGTGCCGGAGATGCGTAAGCAGGGGGCGGATATTGTGGTAGCCATCCCTCACTCCGGTCTCTCCAGCGAACCGTATCATGCGTTAGCGGAAAACTCGGTTTACTATCTCAGCCAGGTGCCGGGGATTGACGCGATAATGTTTGGTCACGCCCATGCGGTATTCCCCAGTGCTGAATTCGCCGCCATTAAAGGTGCGGATATCAGGCAAGGCACGCTGAATGGTATTCCGGCGGTAATGCCCGGAATGTGGGGCGACCATCTCGGCGTGGTCGATCTGGTGCTGGATAATCAGGCCGGCAAATGGCAGGTCAGCAGCGCCCGGGCGGAAGCGCGGCCAATCTATGATAAGAGCGCGAAAAAATCGCTGGCGGCTGAGGATCCGGCGCTGGTGAAAGTGCTGGCCGACGATCATCGCGCCACCCGTGAGTTCGTCAGTAAGCCCATCGGTAAATCCGCCGCGGTGATGTACAGCTATCTGTCACTGGTGCAGGACGATCCGACGGTGCAGATCGTCAATAACGCCCAGCGCGATTACGTAAAGCACGCTATTCAGGGCGACCCGGATCTGGCGAATCTGCCGGTGCTGTCAGCGGCCGCACCTTTTAAAGCCGGTGGCCGCAAGAACGATCCCGCCAGTTATGTCGAAGTGGAAAAAGGCCCGCTCACCTTCCGAAATGCCGCCGATCTCTATCTCTACCCGAATACGCTGGTGGTGATGAAAGTCAGTGGTGAGCAGCTGAAACAGTGGCTGGAGTGTTCTGCCGGTCAGTTTAATCAGATCGATGTGAACAGCCGTCAGCCGCAAGCGCTGCTTAACTGGGATTTCCGCACCTACAATTTCGATGTGATTGATGGCGTTAATTATCAGATTGATGTCACCCAACCGGCACGCTACGACGCCGAGTGTCAGCTGATAAACGGCCAGGCATCACGCATTAAGCAGCTGACTTATCAGGGCAAGCCAGTTGATCCTGACGCGACTTTCCTCGTGGCGACCAATAACTATCGTGCGTACGGCGGTAAGTTTGCCGGCACCGGCGACAAGTATGTGGCGTTTGCCTCACCGGATGAGAACCGTTCAGTGGTGGCGGCTTATATCAGCGCACAGAGCAAGGCGCAGGGAGAGGTGAAACCGCAGGCGGATAATAACTGGCGGCTGGCGCCGATTGCCAGCAAGACACCGCTGGACATCCGTTTTGAAACCTCACCGGCGGAGAAAGCGACGGCGTTTATTCAGCAGCACGCGCAGTATCCAATGACGCCGAAAGGCAGTGATGAGACAGGTTTTGCGATTTGGGGGGTCGACCTCAGCAGCCATTAA
- the cysQ gene encoding 3'(2'),5'-bisphosphate nucleotidase CysQ translates to MLEQICQLAREAGAAIMTVYNDQAPLDVSHKSDDSPVTAADIAAHKVIVQGLSAMTPDLPILSEEDPPAWDVRQKWQSYWLVDPLDGTKEFIKRNGEFTVNIALIEKGKPVLGVVYAPAIGVMYSAAEGKAWKEEGGNRVQIQVRDARPPLVVISRSHASSDEELKEYLKQMGEHQTTAIGSSLKFCLVAEGKAQLYPRFGPTNIWDTGAGHAVAIAAGAHVHDWKGQTLDYAPRESFLNPGFRVSIF, encoded by the coding sequence ATGTTAGAGCAAATTTGCCAGCTGGCACGTGAAGCAGGCGCGGCGATTATGACGGTTTATAATGACCAGGCACCGCTTGACGTTTCTCATAAATCTGATGACTCGCCGGTTACTGCGGCGGATATCGCAGCGCATAAAGTGATTGTGCAGGGGCTCAGCGCCATGACGCCAGATTTGCCGATCCTGTCTGAAGAAGATCCTCCGGCCTGGGATGTGCGCCAGAAGTGGCAGAGTTACTGGCTGGTGGATCCGCTGGACGGCACCAAAGAGTTTATTAAGCGTAACGGCGAATTTACCGTCAATATCGCGCTAATTGAAAAGGGTAAGCCGGTACTGGGCGTCGTGTATGCGCCAGCGATTGGTGTGATGTATTCGGCAGCGGAAGGCAAAGCGTGGAAAGAAGAGGGCGGTAACCGGGTGCAGATCCAGGTGCGTGATGCGCGCCCGCCGCTGGTGGTGATCAGCCGCTCGCACGCCAGTTCTGATGAGGAGCTGAAAGAGTATCTGAAACAGATGGGCGAGCATCAGACCACCGCCATCGGCTCTTCGCTGAAGTTCTGCCTGGTGGCGGAAGGTAAAGCGCAGCTCTATCCGCGTTTCGGACCGACCAATATCTGGGATACCGGTGCGGGTCATGCGGTGGCAATTGCTGCTGGCGCCCATGTACATGACTGGAAAGGCCAGACGCTGGACTACGCACCGCGCGAATCGTTTTTAAATCCGGGTTTTCGGGTGTCGATTTTCTGA
- a CDS encoding YtfJ family protein, with amino-acid sequence MTTARLLAIALSLLMPLTAAAHNFVEGARVPAVGIADRGELVYQQDEFSYKNWNSAQLPGKVRVIQHIAGRSSAKEKNAALIEAIKAAKFPHDRYQTTTLVNTDDAIPGTGMFVRSSIESNKQQYPWSQFIVDSHGAAKKAWGLADGGSAIAVLDKQGEVRFAKDGALTQDEVQQVMVLVRKLLQ; translated from the coding sequence ATGACAACTGCCCGCTTGCTTGCTATCGCGCTGTCACTGCTTATGCCGCTGACGGCGGCGGCGCATAATTTTGTTGAAGGAGCGCGCGTCCCTGCCGTCGGCATCGCCGACCGCGGAGAACTGGTCTATCAGCAAGACGAGTTCAGTTATAAAAACTGGAACAGCGCGCAACTGCCTGGCAAGGTGCGGGTCATCCAGCATATTGCCGGGCGCTCTTCCGCAAAGGAGAAAAATGCCGCCCTGATTGAGGCGATTAAAGCGGCGAAGTTCCCGCATGATCGCTATCAAACCACCACACTGGTCAACACTGATGATGCTATTCCGGGCACCGGGATGTTTGTGCGCAGCAGCATTGAAAGCAATAAGCAGCAATACCCGTGGTCGCAGTTTATTGTCGACAGCCATGGCGCGGCCAAAAAAGCCTGGGGATTAGCCGATGGCGGGTCAGCAATCGCGGTGCTGGATAAGCAGGGGGAAGTACGCTTTGCTAAAGATGGCGCGCTAACTCAGGATGAGGTGCAGCAGGTGATGGTGCTGGTGCGTAAGTTATTACAGTAA
- a CDS encoding DUF1107 domain-containing protein — protein MKIFQRYNPLQVAKYVKTLFRGRLYIKDVGAFEFDKGKILLPRIRDRQHFSVMSEVNRQVLRLQTEFN, from the coding sequence ATGAAAATATTCCAGCGTTACAACCCACTACAAGTGGCGAAGTACGTAAAAACGCTGTTTCGCGGCAGGTTGTATATTAAGGATGTGGGTGCATTTGAATTTGATAAAGGCAAAATTTTATTGCCACGCATCCGCGACAGGCAGCATTTTAGCGTGATGTCCGAAGTAAACCGCCAGGTGCTGCGTTTACAGACAGAATTCAACTAA
- a CDS encoding hemolysin family protein, producing the protein MLDSMLVILALIAISSFFSLSEISLAAARKIKLKLLADDGNINAQHVLKMQETPGMFFTVVQIGLNAVAILGGIVGDSAFSPAFRSLLVRFVSPEMADQLSFICSFTLVTSFFILFADLTPKRIGMIAPEAIALRIINPMRFCLFIFRPLVWFFNGMANMIFRLFKIPMVRKDDITSDDIYAVVEAGALAGVLRKQEHELIENVFELESRTVPSSMTSRENIVWFDLHEDETSLKEKIARHPHSKFLVCNSDIDHIVGYVDSKELLLRVLGNQSMALHSGVQIRSALIVPDTLTLSEALESFKTAGEDFAVIMNEYALVVGIITLNDVMTTLMGDLVGQGMEEQIVARDENSWLVEGGTPIDDVMRVLDIDDFPQSGNYETIGGFMMYMLRKIPKRTDFVKFAGYKFEVVDIDSYRIDQLLVTRIVERPVSAINLPKAAEVEEGS; encoded by the coding sequence ATGTTAGATAGCATGCTTGTCATACTAGCGCTTATTGCGATCAGTTCCTTTTTCTCCCTTTCGGAGATTTCACTGGCCGCCGCCCGAAAAATCAAACTCAAACTGTTAGCCGATGATGGCAATATCAACGCGCAACATGTGCTGAAAATGCAGGAAACACCCGGAATGTTCTTTACCGTGGTGCAAATCGGCCTCAACGCCGTGGCTATTCTCGGCGGTATTGTGGGTGATTCTGCATTTTCCCCGGCATTTCGCAGCCTGTTAGTCCGCTTTGTCTCCCCGGAAATGGCCGATCAGCTGAGCTTTATCTGCTCGTTTACCCTTGTCACCAGCTTCTTTATTCTGTTTGCGGACCTGACGCCAAAACGTATCGGCATGATTGCGCCTGAAGCCATTGCGCTGCGCATTATCAACCCGATGCGCTTCTGCCTGTTTATCTTCCGTCCGTTAGTCTGGTTCTTTAACGGCATGGCGAATATGATTTTCCGTCTGTTTAAAATCCCGATGGTGCGTAAAGACGACATCACCTCCGACGATATTTATGCGGTGGTGGAAGCCGGTGCGCTGGCCGGGGTGCTGCGCAAGCAGGAGCACGAACTGATTGAGAATGTGTTTGAACTTGAATCGCGCACCGTGCCGTCATCGATGACTTCACGCGAAAATATCGTCTGGTTTGATCTGCACGAAGATGAAACCAGCCTGAAAGAGAAAATCGCCCGCCATCCGCATTCGAAGTTCCTGGTGTGTAACAGCGATATTGACCATATTGTCGGTTACGTCGATTCCAAAGAGCTGCTGCTGCGCGTGCTGGGCAATCAGAGTATGGCGTTACACAGTGGCGTGCAGATCCGCTCAGCGCTGATTGTGCCGGATACCCTGACGCTGTCTGAAGCGCTGGAAAGTTTTAAAACTGCCGGTGAAGATTTCGCGGTAATTATGAATGAGTACGCGCTGGTGGTGGGTATTATCACCCTCAATGACGTGATGACCACGCTAATGGGCGATCTGGTTGGTCAGGGAATGGAAGAGCAGATTGTCGCGCGCGACGAGAACTCATGGCTGGTCGAGGGCGGCACGCCGATTGATGACGTGATGCGCGTACTGGATATCGATGACTTCCCGCAATCCGGCAACTATGAAACCATTGGCGGTTTTATGATGTATATGCTGCGCAAAATCCCGAAACGCACCGACTTTGTGAAGTTTGCTGGCTATAAATTTGAAGTGGTGGATATTGACAGTTACCGCATCGATCAGCTGCTGGTGACGCGGATTGTTGAACGTCCGGTCTCGGCGATCAATCTGCCGAAAGCTGCAGAGGTTGAAGAAGGCAGTTGA
- the tamA gene encoding autotransporter assembly complex protein TamA, producing MPRIHVYCIYCLLVAAPAIQAATVRLQVEGLSGDLQKNVRARLSTISSDEVSADGRFRARVSNAIKEGLSALGYYEPDIDFESRPAPPEGGRPVLIARVKAGEPVKIAGTTVIVRGDARNDEDYQKMVRDGKPAIGTVLNHGKYDSFKSNFTNLALRNGYFDGDFRKSQLGVSVERREAFWDIDYDSGQRYRFGDVSFEGSQIREEYLQNLVPFKKGDYYSSRDLAELNRRLSATGWFNSVVVAPEFDKSRKTKVLPLNGVVSPRTENTIETGVGYSTDVGPRVKATWKKPWVNSRGHSLTTSANISAPEQQLDFSYKMPLLKSPLEQYYLLQGGLKRTDLNDTKADSSTLAVSRYWDSSSGWQKAINLRWSLDHFTQASVTNTTMLIYPGVSVNRTRSRGGLMPVWGDSQRYSLDVSDTTWASDVDFAVVQAQNVWIRTLADKHRFVARGNLGWIETNDFERVPPDLRFFAGGDRSIRGYKYKGISPRDDDGKLTGASKLATGSLEYQYNVTGKWWGAVFVDSGEAVNDIKQSNFKTGAGFGVRWQSPVGPIKFDIARPIGDQEEHGVQFYVGLGPEL from the coding sequence GTGCCACGAATTCATGTGTACTGCATTTACTGTCTGCTGGTTGCCGCGCCTGCAATACAGGCCGCGACTGTCCGCTTGCAGGTTGAGGGTTTATCCGGGGATTTACAGAAAAACGTCAGGGCGCGCTTGTCGACCATCAGTAGCGATGAGGTTTCCGCCGATGGTCGCTTCCGCGCCAGGGTATCAAATGCGATCAAAGAGGGGCTGAGCGCACTGGGTTATTATGAACCCGATATCGATTTTGAGTCGCGCCCCGCGCCGCCAGAAGGTGGCCGTCCGGTGCTGATTGCCCGGGTAAAAGCCGGTGAACCGGTAAAGATCGCCGGAACCACGGTGATTGTGCGTGGCGATGCGCGCAATGACGAGGATTACCAGAAAATGGTGCGCGACGGGAAACCGGCGATCGGCACTGTCCTGAATCACGGTAAATACGATAGCTTCAAAAGTAACTTCACCAATCTTGCCTTGCGCAACGGCTACTTTGACGGTGACTTCCGTAAGAGCCAGCTGGGTGTCTCTGTAGAACGCCGTGAAGCGTTCTGGGATATCGACTACGACAGCGGTCAGCGTTACCGCTTTGGCGACGTTAGTTTTGAAGGCTCGCAGATCCGCGAAGAGTATTTGCAAAACCTGGTGCCGTTTAAAAAGGGTGACTACTACAGTTCGCGCGACCTTGCCGAGCTGAATCGCCGCCTGTCGGCCACCGGCTGGTTTAATTCGGTGGTGGTTGCGCCTGAGTTTGATAAGTCACGCAAAACCAAAGTGTTGCCGCTAAACGGCGTGGTCTCTCCGCGTACTGAAAACACTATCGAAACCGGCGTGGGTTACTCGACCGATGTCGGCCCGCGCGTCAAAGCCACGTGGAAAAAACCGTGGGTAAACTCACGCGGTCACAGCCTGACTACCAGCGCCAATATCTCCGCGCCAGAACAGCAGCTGGATTTCAGCTATAAAATGCCGCTGCTGAAAAGTCCGCTGGAGCAGTATTACCTGTTGCAGGGCGGACTGAAGCGCACCGACCTGAATGACACCAAAGCCGACTCCTCGACCCTCGCGGTCTCGCGTTACTGGGATAGCAGCAGTGGCTGGCAGAAAGCCATCAACCTGCGCTGGAGTCTCGACCACTTTACGCAGGCCAGTGTCACCAATACCACCATGCTGATCTATCCTGGCGTCAGCGTTAACCGTACCCGTTCGCGCGGCGGGCTGATGCCGGTATGGGGCGATTCGCAGCGCTACTCGCTGGATGTTTCTGATACTACCTGGGCTTCCGATGTCGATTTCGCCGTGGTGCAGGCGCAGAACGTCTGGATCCGCACCCTTGCCGATAAGCACCGTTTTGTCGCGCGCGGCAATCTTGGCTGGATCGAAACCAACGACTTTGAGCGCGTACCGCCGGATCTGCGCTTCTTCGCCGGTGGCGACCGCAGTATTCGTGGTTATAAATACAAAGGTATTTCGCCGCGCGATGATGACGGTAAGCTGACCGGCGCCTCGAAGCTGGCGACCGGCTCGCTGGAGTATCAGTACAACGTGACCGGTAAATGGTGGGGCGCGGTGTTTGTTGACTCCGGCGAAGCGGTAAATGATATCAAGCAGAGTAACTTTAAAACCGGCGCAGGTTTTGGCGTGCGCTGGCAGTCGCCGGTGGGGCCGATTAAATTCGATATTGCCCGGCCGATAGGCGATCAAGAGGAGCATGGTGTGCAGTTTTACGTTGGATTGGGGCCTGAATTATGA
- the tamB gene encoding autotransporter assembly complex protein TamB → MSRWKKVLIGILIFMLLLLGGVAFLIGTTTGLHLVLNGAARWVPGLAIKQVDGGWRNLTLKGIQYEMPGVTLNAGELHLAVQLGCLKDSAFCVNDLSLKDVNLVVDSKKMPPAAEPAPEEQSATGDLSTPYPITLRRLALQNINIKVDDTTISLLDFSTGMHWQGRAMTLTPTRIQSLLVALPKAQQVAAEQVATPQAPAEEKPLGETLHEMFAKPLLPDLPDFRMPLDVDVQEVVGEQLRITGDTEIVVNRLLVKAKTEDRLLRLETLDVDSPQGLLNASGQARLADNWPVDFNVNSTLNIDPLKGEKIKLNLGGGMRDQLKLALNLSGPVQAQFDAQTELATAGLPLEMTLSSPQLRWPLTGPVQYQADDFNFKFSGKATDYVMSLRTAVKGEAVPPAVVSLDGKGNIEQFTLDKLRLAALQGHADLSAVVDWSKAISWRSELLLSGINTAREYPEWPAKLDGKITTRGSLYGGSWQMRVPELALRGNVKQNAVSADGSLYGNSYNQWNIPGIRLALGRNNVNVKGSLGETLNLDADIDAQHLDNALPGLGGVAKGSIKARGNLQAPQLLADLTATGLRWQAMRIGRVKVDGDVRSSDQIAGKLAVRVEQLKQDALAINLLTLNAQGNEKQHQLKLNVQGDPVSGQLAVDGSFDRKEQRWKGSLNNTRFATPVGEWRLSRAMTIDYLNRRQTATIGPHCWQNPNAELCVPQAIEAGPSGHARVVLNRFDLAMIKPFLTDETKLSGVFNGDASVSWTADGKLPQGKVALKGNGVKVEQDIEGNTLPIAFNTLNLNAGLQNGRAQLDWLIRIANNGQLDGNVQIADPQGRRTLSGNVNITDLSLAMLNPALMQGEKIAGVLNSSLRLGGNLQRPQVFGQLALRNVDVDGNFMPVDLTSANLTMLFNGMSSTLEGLIQTSQGQINLNGDADWSQLDNWRARVAAKGDKVRVTVPPMVRMDVSPDLVFQATPSMFNLDGRVDIPWARITVQEVPESAVGVSSDEVMLDEKLQPIAPKSTAIPINSNLVIHIGNNVRLSAFGLKARLNGDLKLVQDKRGLGLNGQINIPDGSFKAYGQDLIVRKGELQFAGPPDQPYLNLEAIRNPEATEDDVTAGLRVTGLADEPKAEVFSDPAMSQQEALSYLLRGQGLGNDGDGNALTSALVGLGVAQSGQVVGKIGETFGVSNLALDTAGVGDSQQVQVSGYVLPGLQVKYGVGIFDSLATLTLRYRLMPKLYLEAVSGIDQALDVLYQFEF, encoded by the coding sequence ATGAGTCGCTGGAAAAAGGTCCTTATTGGCATCCTGATTTTTATGTTGCTGTTGTTGGGTGGCGTGGCGTTTCTGATTGGCACCACCACGGGTCTGCATCTGGTGCTTAACGGCGCGGCGCGCTGGGTGCCGGGACTGGCGATCAAGCAGGTCGACGGCGGCTGGCGTAATCTGACGCTGAAAGGCATTCAGTATGAGATGCCGGGCGTGACGCTGAACGCCGGTGAACTGCATCTGGCGGTTCAGCTGGGTTGCCTGAAGGACTCGGCGTTTTGTGTCAACGATCTGTCGCTGAAAGATGTAAATCTGGTGGTCGACAGCAAGAAAATGCCGCCAGCGGCCGAACCGGCGCCGGAAGAGCAGAGCGCAACCGGCGATCTCTCCACCCCATACCCCATTACTTTGCGTCGTCTGGCGCTGCAAAATATCAATATCAAGGTCGACGACACGACGATCTCGCTGCTGGACTTCTCTACCGGAATGCACTGGCAGGGGCGGGCGATGACCTTAACCCCGACGCGCATTCAGAGCCTGCTGGTGGCGCTGCCGAAGGCGCAACAGGTGGCGGCTGAGCAGGTCGCCACGCCGCAAGCGCCAGCAGAGGAGAAGCCGCTGGGTGAAACCCTGCATGAGATGTTTGCTAAACCGCTGTTGCCGGATCTGCCTGATTTCCGCATGCCACTGGATGTGGATGTGCAGGAAGTTGTCGGTGAGCAGCTGCGTATCACCGGTGATACGGAGATTGTGGTCAACCGCCTGCTGGTAAAAGCGAAAACCGAAGATCGCCTGCTGCGCCTTGAAACGCTGGATGTCGACTCGCCGCAGGGACTGCTGAATGCCAGCGGTCAGGCGCGTCTGGCCGATAACTGGCCGGTGGATTTTAATGTTAACAGCACGCTGAATATCGATCCGCTTAAGGGCGAGAAAATTAAGCTCAACCTTGGCGGCGGCATGCGTGACCAGCTGAAGCTGGCGCTGAATCTCTCCGGTCCGGTGCAGGCGCAGTTTGATGCGCAAACGGAGCTGGCCACTGCCGGCTTGCCGCTGGAGATGACGCTGAGCAGTCCGCAACTCCGCTGGCCACTGACCGGCCCGGTGCAGTATCAGGCGGATGATTTCAACTTTAAATTTAGCGGTAAAGCCACTGATTACGTGATGTCGCTGCGTACCGCCGTGAAGGGTGAGGCGGTGCCTCCTGCTGTGGTCAGCCTCGACGGTAAGGGCAATATCGAGCAGTTTACCCTCGATAAACTGCGGCTGGCGGCGTTGCAGGGCCACGCCGATCTCAGTGCGGTGGTTGACTGGAGTAAAGCGATTAGCTGGCGCAGTGAGCTGCTGTTATCCGGCATCAATACCGCCAGAGAGTATCCGGAGTGGCCAGCGAAGCTGGATGGCAAAATCACTACCCGCGGCAGCCTGTATGGCGGCAGCTGGCAGATGCGCGTGCCGGAACTGGCATTGCGTGGCAACGTCAAACAGAACGCGGTCAGCGCCGATGGCTCGCTGTATGGCAACAGCTATAACCAGTGGAATATCCCCGGCATCAGGCTGGCGCTGGGACGCAATAACGTCAATGTTAAAGGTTCGCTGGGTGAAACGCTGAATCTTGATGCTGATATCGACGCGCAGCATCTGGATAATGCGTTGCCAGGCCTGGGTGGCGTGGCGAAAGGCAGCATCAAGGCGCGCGGTAATTTGCAGGCGCCGCAGTTGCTGGCGGATCTTACCGCCACCGGTCTGCGCTGGCAGGCGATGCGCATTGGCCGGGTGAAGGTGGATGGCGATGTGCGCTCCAGCGATCAGATTGCCGGCAAGCTGGCGGTGCGGGTTGAACAGCTGAAACAGGATGCGCTGGCGATTAATCTGCTGACGCTGAATGCGCAAGGGAATGAAAAACAGCATCAGCTGAAGCTGAATGTGCAGGGCGATCCGGTTTCCGGCCAGCTGGCGGTGGACGGCAGTTTTGACCGTAAAGAGCAACGCTGGAAGGGATCGCTGAATAACACCCGTTTTGCCACCCCGGTCGGTGAGTGGCGCCTGTCGCGCGCGATGACCATCGACTATCTTAACCGCCGTCAGACCGCCACCATTGGCCCGCACTGCTGGCAGAACCCCAATGCGGAGCTGTGTGTGCCGCAAGCGATAGAAGCCGGTCCCAGTGGCCATGCGCGCGTGGTGTTAAACCGCTTTGACCTGGCGATGATCAAACCTTTCCTGACCGATGAAACGAAACTGAGCGGCGTATTTAACGGTGACGCCAGCGTCAGCTGGACCGCCGACGGTAAACTGCCGCAGGGCAAAGTGGCGCTGAAAGGCAATGGCGTCAAGGTTGAGCAGGATATCGAGGGTAATACGCTGCCGATTGCCTTTAATACGCTGAATCTTAATGCCGGGCTGCAGAATGGCCGGGCGCAGCTTGACTGGCTGATCCGTATCGCCAATAACGGTCAGCTGGATGGCAATGTACAGATCGCTGATCCGCAGGGGCGGCGCACGCTGTCCGGTAACGTCAATATTACCGATCTGTCGCTGGCGATGCTTAATCCGGCGCTGATGCAGGGTGAGAAGATTGCTGGCGTGCTGAATTCCAGCCTGCGTCTTGGCGGCAATCTGCAACGACCACAGGTGTTTGGTCAGCTGGCGCTGCGCAATGTCGATGTCGACGGTAACTTTATGCCGGTGGATCTGACCAGCGCCAATCTGACGATGCTGTTTAACGGCATGAGTTCGACGCTGGAAGGACTGATCCAGACATCCCAGGGACAGATTAACCTCAACGGTGACGCCGACTGGAGCCAGCTGGATAACTGGCGCGCCAGAGTGGCGGCCAAAGGTGACAAAGTGCGCGTCACCGTGCCGCCGATGGTGCGGATGGATGTCTCACCGGACCTGGTGTTCCAGGCGACGCCGTCGATGTTTAATCTGGATGGTCGCGTTGATATCCCATGGGCGCGCATCACGGTGCAGGAAGTGCCGGAGAGTGCGGTGGGTGTCTCATCCGATGAAGTGATGCTGGATGAAAAATTGCAGCCGATTGCGCCAAAATCGACCGCGATTCCGATTAACAGCAATCTGGTGATCCATATCGGCAACAATGTGCGCCTCAGCGCCTTTGGCCTGAAAGCACGGCTGAATGGCGATCTGAAACTGGTGCAGGATAAGCGCGGACTGGGACTGAACGGGCAGATTAATATTCCGGATGGCAGTTTTAAGGCTTATGGCCAGGATCTGATTGTGCGCAAGGGTGAGCTGCAATTTGCCGGCCCGCCGGACCAGCCATACCTCAACCTTGAAGCGATCCGTAACCCGGAAGCCACCGAAGATGATGTGACCGCGGGTCTGCGCGTCACCGGCCTTGCCGATGAGCCGAAAGCAGAGGTATTCTCCGATCCAGCCATGTCGCAGCAGGAGGCATTATCCTATCTGTTACGCGGTCAGGGATTGGGCAACGACGGTGACGGCAATGCATTAACTTCAGCATTGGTTGGTTTAGGGGTTGCACAAAGTGGTCAGGTTGTGGGTAAAATCGGCGAGACATTCGGCGTGAGCAATCTGGCGCTTGATACCGCAGGTGTTGGCGACAGCCAGCAGGTGCAGGTCAGCGGCTATGTGCTGCCAGGTCTACAAGTAAAATATGGTGTTGGCATATTTGATTCACTGGCGACCTTAACCTTGCGTTATCGCCTTATGCCCAAACTCTATTTGGAAGCGGTGTCTGGTATTGATCAGGCATTAGATGTGCTCTATCAGTTTGAGTTTTAG
- a CDS encoding gamma-glutamylcyclotransferase family protein has translation MRIIVYGSLRRKQGNSHWMTNGQWLGDHLIEGYELYSLGHYPGVVAGAGHVYCEVYRIDASTLGELDALRSKGGEYKRQLVQTPYGSAWLYVYQRSVAGRQRIESGDWLQRDADIASEP, from the coding sequence ATGCGAATAATTGTCTATGGCAGTTTACGACGCAAGCAGGGTAACAGCCACTGGATGACCAACGGCCAGTGGCTCGGCGATCATCTGATCGAAGGCTATGAACTTTATAGTCTGGGACATTACCCGGGTGTGGTGGCAGGAGCAGGCCATGTTTATTGCGAAGTTTACCGGATTGATGCCAGCACGCTGGGAGAGCTGGATGCTCTGCGTAGCAAAGGCGGAGAGTATAAGCGTCAGTTAGTGCAGACGCCGTACGGCAGTGCCTGGCTGTATGTCTATCAGCGATCCGTTGCCGGCCGGCAACGGATCGAAAGTGGCGACTGGCTGCAGCGGGATGCCGATATTGCCAGCGAACCGTAA